The following proteins are encoded in a genomic region of Arachis stenosperma cultivar V10309 chromosome 4, arast.V10309.gnm1.PFL2, whole genome shotgun sequence:
- the LOC130975157 gene encoding laccase-17-like, protein MFELALAGTTRHYHFDITYKNVTRLCHTKSIVTVNGQFPGPRIVAREGDRILIKVINNVQNNISIHWHGIRQLQTGWADGPAYVTQCPIQTGQSYVYNYTITGQRGTLFWHAHISWLRSTLYGPLIILPKKGARYPFAKPHKEVPIIFGEWWNADPEAVISQALQSGGGPNVSDAYTMNGLPGPLYNCSAKDTFKLKVKARKIYLLRLINAALNDQLFFSIANHTLTVVEVDAVYVKPFSTNTILIAPGQTTNVLLKTKSHYPNATFLMMARPYATGLGTFDNSTVAGVLEYKTPPNTHRSNSTVSLKNLPLLKPVLPALNDTSFATKFTNKLRSLASAEFPANVPKKVDRHFFFTVGLGTNPCEKNQTCQGPNGTKFSASVNNVSFALPDTALLQSYFFRQSNGVYTADFPTSPLKPFNYTGAPPNNTIVNSGTKMVVIPYNTSVEVVMQDTSILAAENHPLHLHGFNFFVVGQGFGNFDPKIDPANFNLLDPVERNTVGVPSGGWVAIRFLADNPGVWFMHCHLEVHTSWGLRMAWVVLDGKLTNQKLLPPPFDLPKC, encoded by the exons ATGTTTGAGCTTGCACTAGCGGGCACCACCAGGCACTACCATTTTGAT ATAACGTACAAAAATGTGACACGACTATGCCATACAAAGAGCATAGTGACAGTGAATGGTCAATTTCCAGGACCTCGCATTGTAGCTAGGGAGGGAGACCGTATTCTGATCAAAGTTATTAACAATGTGCAGAACAACATTTCCATCCATTG GCATGGCATTCGACAGCTTCAAACAGGTTGGGCTGATGGACCAGCATATGTAACTCAATGTCCAATCCAAACAGGTCAAAGTTATGTTTACAATTACACCATTACTGGGCAGAGAGGAACTCTGTTTTGGCATGCTCACATATCATGGTTAAGATCAACTCTCTATGGTCCTCTCATTATTCTTCCAAAGAAAGGTGCTCGGTATCCTTTCGCAAAACCCCATAAGGAAGTCCCCATAATATTTG GAGAATGGTGGAATGCGGATCCTGAGGCAGTGATAAGTCAAGCTTTGCAAAGCGGCGGAGGACCAAATGTGTCTGATGCCTACACAATGAATGGACTTCCAGGGCCATTATATAACTGCTCTGCCAAAG ATACATTCAAATTGAAGGTGAAGGCGAGGAAGATTTACCTTTTGCGATTGATCAATGCTGCGCTCAACGATCAGCTCTTCTTCAGCATTGCAAATCACACTCTCACAGTTGTTGAAGTAGATGCTGTTTATGTAAAGCCATTTTCAACAAACACAATACTAATTGCCCCAGGTCAAACCACTAACGTTCTTCTGAAGACTAAGTCACATTACCCCAATGCCACTTTCTTAATGATGGCTAGACCATACGCAACCGGCTTAGGAACCTTTGACAATTCAACCGTCGCCGGCGTATTGGAATACAAAACCCCACCCAATACTCATCGTTCAAATTCAACTGTTTCATTGAAGAACCTTCCGCTCCTAAAACCTGTCCTGCCAGCGCTTAACGACACTTCTTTTGCAACAAAATTTACCAACAAACTCCGCAGTCTCGCAAGCGCTGAGTTCCCAGCTAACGTCCCCAAGAAAGTGGATAGACACTTTTTCTTCACAGTTGGGCTCGGTACAAATCCGTGCGAGAAGAACCAGACATGTCAAGGGCCTAATGGGACGAAATTCTCTGCATCGGTGAACAATGTGTCTTTTGCACTTCCCGACACCGCGCTTCTCCAATCTTATTTCTTTAGACAATCCAATGGTGTTTACACCGCAGACTTCCCAACAAGTCCCTTGAAACCGTTCAACTACACCGGCGCGCCGCCGAACAACACGATAGTGAACAGTGGGACAAAGATGGTGGTTATTCCGTACAACACGAGCGTGGAGGTAGTCATGCAGGACACCAGCATTCTTGCTGCGGAAAATCACCCTCTCCATTTGCATGGCTTTAACTTCTTTGTTGTTGGCCAAGGTTTTGGTAACTTCGATCCGAAAATCGATCCTGCAAACTTCAATCTTCTTGATCCTGTTGAAAGGAACACAGTTGGTGTTCCATCTGGTGGATGGGTTGCTATACGATTCCTTGCGGATAATCCAG GGGTATGGTTCATGCATTGTCACCTGGAAGTGCATACGAGCTGGGGTTTAAGAATGGCGTGGGTTGTCTTGGATGGAAAGCTCACAAATCAGAAACTGCTTCCACCCCCGTTCGATCTTCCAAAGTGCTAA
- the LOC130975158 gene encoding uncharacterized protein LOC130975158, whose protein sequence is MAENNKARLQAQGLKDLIREQPITIVEDAFEEQTGAPKKKKKVPPNSLFQECECIGNNSKAAEKNPQSENEAMFQAEKNSKTGNKKTVEDDTMDQDYASSNEEGEDTSGLSIESNKKGMSIDMYFKVHGINFEDEEDEEDAANIEGGGGQASNEGTKKKTRGKTLCKKIHATDFNDRREVEFLQGQPIGPTKEVVANLGQFLGSTVRNPRFVTLLYTSWHGVPDNIKEGMWEYANQKFILPISSKPWVMRGFCRAWKKYKGEIKKEHFLKYNTKKEMIKNRPLEIPEFQFRKLIRCWSLPAIKAMSVKNTENKSKQTCPHRMGSTNFIIVRKQLNEHQSRIEVGKNHEDAFVAVLGKDQPGRVRCYGTSITRRSLRKDEEIRQVKVEYNDKVHSLEKKMDGVCGLLKVMLHQLNPGMSDEEVAALVQAAQNSPLDASSSRPRNTPHSYEATHIPPTDDVAG, encoded by the exons ATGGCTGAAAATAATAAAGCTAGGTTGCAAGCTCAAGGCCTAAAAGATCTAATAAGAGAACAACCCATCACAATAGTAGAAGATGCATTTGAAGAGCAAACTGGGGCTccgaagaagaaaaagaaggtcCCACCAAACTCATTGTTTCAAGAATGTGAGTGTATTGGAAATAATTCAAAGGCTGCTGAAAAGAACCCCCAAAGTGAGAATGAGGCAATGTTTCAAGCTGAAAAGAACTCAAAAACTGGGAATAAAAAAACTGTTGAAGATGATACAATGGATCAAGATTATGCAAGTTCTAATGAGGAGGGAGAAGATACAAGTGGGCTGAGCATAGAATCAAACAAAAAGGGAATGAGTATTGACATGTATTTTAAGGTGCATGGGATTAATTTCGAAGACGAGGAAGATGAGGAAGATGCTGCAAATATTGAGGGTGGTGGAGGACAAGCTAGTAATGAAG GCACTAAAAAGAAAACTCGTGGCAAGACCTTATGCAAAAAAATTCATGCCACTGATTTTAATGATCGACGGGAGGTGGAGTTTTTACAAGGGCAGCCTATTGGTCCAACCAAGGAGGTCGTAGCTAACCTAGGCCAATTTTTGGGTTCAACAGTTAGAAATCCCCGTTTTGTGACTTTGCTATATACTAGTTGGCATGGTGTGCCTGATAATATCAAGGAGGGCATGTGGGAGTACGCCAAC CAAAAATTTATTCTTCCAATAAGTTCAAAGCCGTGGGTCATGCGGGGATTTTGTCGTGCATGGAAAAAATACAAGGgtgaaattaaaaaagaacATTTCTTAAAGTACAACACAAAGAAAGAAATGATAAAGAACCGACCATTAGAGATTCCTGAATTTCAGTTTCGCAAGCTGATTCGGTGTTGGAGTCTTCCGGCTATCAAG GCTATGTCTGTTAAGAATACTGAAAATAAGTCAAAGCAAACATGTCCTCACCGAATGGGTTCcacaaattttataatagtgCGCAAGCAGTTG AATGAACATCAAAGCCGCATAGAGGTAGGGAAAAATCATGAGGATGCATTTGTAGCAGTGCTAGGAAAGGACCAGCCAGGTCGAGTTCGTTGTTATGGGACTTCAATTACAAGAAGATCTCTTAGAAAGGATGAGGAGATTCGCCAAGTGAAGGTTGAATACAATGATAAGGTGCATTCATTAGAAAAGAAGATGGACGGTGTTTGTGGTCTATTAAAGGTGATGTTGCACCAACTCAATCCTGGAATGAGTGACGAAGAGGTAGCAGCCTTAGTGCAAGCAGCCCAAAATTCTCCTTTGGATGCCTCAAGTAGTAGACCAAGAAATACTCCCCACTCCTACGAAGCAACTCACATTCCACCAACCGATGAT GTTGCTGGCTAA